Proteins found in one Haloferax litoreum genomic segment:
- a CDS encoding RtcB family protein, whose translation MTTREFGDIELRRVREHVWEIPQEGDMNAPARILASEALLEQIGQDKTLEQLRNATHLPGITKHAICMPDGHQGYGFPVGGVGATDTTDGCISPGAVGYDINCGVRMMTTNLTYEDLQGKEAELVDALFEAIPSGLGGGGVVNGDAETIDDILARGMQWALDEGYATEDDLAHCEDEGFRDDAHPEYVSQKAKDRGRNQIGSLGSGNHFLEVQRVTDIYRDDVAESFGLEADQIVVLIHCGSRGLGHQTCTDYLRRIEKEHNDLLEELPDKELAAAPAGSELAEEYYGAMCAAINFAWVNRQLIMHRTREVFADVFDREWHDMEMRLLYDVAHNIAKKEVHTIDGEERELYVHRKGATRAFPAGRPELPPAYADVGQPVIIPGSMGAGSYVLRGGDESLGLTFGSTAHGAGRLMSRTKAKQEYWGETVQEELREQEKIFVKAQSGATVAEEAPGVYKDVDEVVRVSDELGIGDKVARTFPVCNIKG comes from the coding sequence ATGACCACACGCGAGTTCGGCGATATCGAACTGCGACGAGTTCGCGAGCACGTCTGGGAGATTCCGCAGGAGGGCGACATGAACGCCCCCGCACGGATTCTAGCCTCCGAGGCACTGCTCGAACAGATTGGACAGGATAAGACGCTCGAACAGTTGCGAAACGCCACGCACCTGCCGGGTATCACGAAACACGCCATCTGCATGCCAGACGGTCACCAAGGCTACGGGTTCCCCGTCGGCGGCGTCGGCGCGACAGACACCACTGACGGATGCATCTCACCCGGTGCTGTCGGATACGACATCAACTGCGGGGTTCGAATGATGACGACGAACCTCACCTACGAAGACCTTCAGGGGAAGGAAGCGGAACTCGTTGACGCCCTCTTCGAGGCCATCCCGTCCGGCCTCGGCGGCGGCGGTGTCGTCAACGGTGACGCCGAGACCATCGACGACATCCTCGCTCGCGGGATGCAGTGGGCACTCGACGAAGGCTACGCCACCGAAGACGACCTGGCCCACTGCGAAGACGAAGGGTTCCGCGACGACGCACATCCAGAGTACGTCTCGCAGAAAGCGAAAGACCGTGGTCGAAACCAAATCGGCAGTCTCGGGTCCGGTAACCACTTCCTCGAAGTCCAGCGTGTCACCGATATCTACCGCGACGACGTCGCCGAGTCGTTCGGTCTCGAAGCAGACCAAATCGTCGTCCTCATCCACTGCGGGTCCCGCGGACTGGGTCATCAGACCTGTACGGACTATCTGCGACGAATCGAGAAGGAGCACAACGACCTGCTCGAAGAACTCCCCGACAAGGAACTCGCCGCCGCGCCCGCCGGGTCAGAACTGGCCGAGGAGTACTACGGCGCGATGTGCGCCGCCATCAACTTCGCGTGGGTGAACCGGCAACTAATCATGCACCGCACGCGCGAGGTGTTCGCCGACGTGTTCGACCGCGAGTGGCACGACATGGAGATGCGCCTGCTCTACGACGTCGCGCACAACATCGCGAAGAAGGAAGTACACACCATCGACGGCGAGGAGCGAGAACTCTACGTCCACCGAAAAGGTGCGACCCGAGCGTTCCCCGCCGGGCGACCCGAACTCCCGCCGGCGTACGCCGACGTGGGGCAACCGGTCATCATCCCCGGCAGCATGGGCGCTGGAAGCTACGTCCTCCGAGGCGGCGACGAGTCACTCGGCCTCACGTTCGGGTCTACCGCCCACGGTGCGGGTCGATTGATGAGTCGAACGAAGGCGAAACAGGAGTACTGGGGCGAGACGGTCCAAGAAGAACTCCGCGAGCAAGAGAAGATATTCGTGAAGGCGCAGTCGGGTGCGACGGTGGCAGAAGAGGCACCGGGCGTCTACAAGGACGTGGACGAAGTCGTCCGTGTCTCTGACGAGTTGGGCATCGGCGACAAAGTCGCGCGGACGTTCCCGGTCTGTAACATCAAGGGTTGA
- a CDS encoding archease — translation MGFTLREHTADVAVEADGPSLGAVFAAVADGLAAAMCDDIPETGERFSLSVRAESREAALFDYLDQLIYERDVRGVLPVAHEATVTQDGDEWVVDASARGVPFADVEARDVKAVTYSEMRLAPTNDGWESYVVFDV, via the coding sequence ATGGGATTCACACTCCGCGAACACACCGCCGACGTGGCCGTCGAGGCCGACGGCCCGAGTCTGGGGGCCGTCTTCGCCGCCGTCGCCGACGGCCTCGCGGCGGCGATGTGCGACGACATCCCCGAGACTGGCGAGCGATTTTCGCTCTCTGTCCGCGCCGAGAGTCGCGAGGCGGCACTGTTCGACTATCTCGACCAACTCATCTACGAACGGGACGTTCGAGGCGTGCTACCGGTTGCGCACGAGGCGACGGTCACACAGGACGGCGACGAGTGGGTCGTCGACGCATCGGCCCGCGGTGTTCCCTTCGCGGACGTAGAGGCCCGTGACGTGAAGGCAGTCACCTATTCAGAGATGCGACTCGCACCGACCAACGACGGGTGGGAATCGTACGTGGTATTCGACGTGTAA
- a CDS encoding alpha/beta hydrolase, with product METTTREDHTFDSQGVACAGWLYRPTDVENPPVVVMAHGFGGERTWRLPAFAERFSERGLAVFVFDYRTFGASGGTPRNLVDPFNHRADWLEAIDYVRSLSTVDAGRVALWGTSFSGGHVIDAASRAAGIRAVVAQVPFSDGPRTGLNLVRRGGLDYLKKSVVAGLRDAWRAIHGRKPYYIPLVGSPDEFALLNTPDAVHGVEALIPDDEEWDNRCAARVSFTVLTYRPLARARNVNAPVFIAQATNDAIIPASTVDRLVDELDDVERVRYPLGHFDAYVGDAFEEVVDREGRFLERHLTD from the coding sequence ATGGAGACGACGACCCGAGAGGACCACACGTTCGACAGTCAGGGCGTCGCCTGCGCCGGGTGGCTTTACCGACCAACCGATGTCGAGAACCCACCGGTCGTGGTCATGGCACATGGGTTCGGTGGCGAACGAACGTGGCGTTTACCCGCCTTCGCCGAGCGGTTTTCTGAACGGGGACTCGCAGTATTCGTCTTCGATTACCGAACCTTCGGTGCGAGTGGGGGGACCCCGAGAAACCTGGTCGACCCGTTCAACCACCGCGCAGACTGGCTCGAGGCTATCGACTACGTGCGGTCGCTCTCAACGGTGGACGCCGGCCGGGTTGCGCTCTGGGGTACGTCGTTCAGCGGTGGCCACGTCATCGACGCCGCGTCCCGCGCGGCCGGTATCCGTGCAGTCGTCGCGCAGGTGCCGTTCTCTGATGGGCCACGGACGGGACTCAACTTGGTTCGACGCGGGGGACTGGACTACCTCAAAAAGAGCGTCGTCGCAGGACTCCGCGACGCGTGGCGAGCGATTCATGGCCGAAAACCATACTACATCCCGCTCGTCGGGTCACCCGACGAGTTCGCGCTTCTCAACACGCCCGACGCTGTCCACGGGGTCGAAGCGCTGATACCCGACGACGAGGAGTGGGACAACCGCTGTGCTGCGCGGGTCTCGTTCACTGTGCTGACTTATCGACCACTCGCTCGTGCGCGCAACGTCAACGCCCCGGTGTTTATCGCACAGGCGACGAACGACGCGATAATCCCCGCATCGACGGTCGACCGACTGGTCGACGAACTCGACGACGTCGAACGGGTCCGATACCCGTTGGGACACTTCGATGCGTACGTCGGGGACGCCTTCGAGGAAGTCGTCGACCGAGAGGGTCGCTTCCTCGAAC
- a CDS encoding acyl-CoA dehydrogenase family protein has protein sequence MESVGSATGLTGEQRAIQDVVHEFAVEEIRPTAREADETETFPEDVWDGLAELDLTGLTVPEEYGGFGADRTTYAVVNEEVAYGQLAVATALSVHCLATECISEFASEEQKEEWLPKMAQGRPVGMFALSEPEAGSNPAEMSTVARREGDEYVINGQKQWITNGQRGGVCILFAKTDPDDPNSVTQFLVPEDAGYEVGKKEEKLGLRASDTTGLTFDDVRIPAENRLTEEGRGLSAAFHILTGGRIGIAAQATGLAQSALDDAISYANEREQFDNPISKIQSIRHKIADMGTKVHASRTMVREAARVADAGEDPRTAASMAKYYASEAAVDVTNEAVQVHGGYGYTTDFDVERYYRDAKITTIYEGTSEIQKEVIARSLLD, from the coding sequence ATGGAATCAGTAGGGTCTGCTACGGGTCTGACTGGCGAGCAACGGGCCATTCAGGACGTGGTCCACGAGTTCGCAGTCGAAGAGATTCGGCCAACTGCACGCGAGGCAGACGAGACGGAGACGTTCCCCGAGGACGTCTGGGACGGCCTCGCCGAACTCGACTTGACGGGACTGACCGTCCCCGAGGAGTACGGCGGATTCGGTGCCGACCGAACCACCTACGCTGTCGTCAACGAGGAAGTCGCCTACGGCCAACTCGCCGTCGCCACCGCCCTCTCGGTTCACTGTCTCGCCACTGAGTGCATCTCGGAGTTCGCATCCGAGGAGCAGAAAGAAGAGTGGCTTCCCAAGATGGCGCAAGGTCGCCCAGTCGGGATGTTCGCCCTCTCCGAACCCGAAGCGGGGTCGAACCCGGCCGAGATGTCCACCGTCGCTCGCCGTGAGGGCGACGAGTACGTCATCAACGGCCAGAAGCAGTGGATTACGAACGGCCAGCGTGGCGGCGTGTGCATCCTCTTCGCCAAGACGGACCCCGACGACCCGAACTCGGTGACGCAGTTCCTCGTTCCCGAAGACGCCGGCTACGAAGTCGGCAAGAAAGAAGAGAAACTCGGCCTCCGCGCGTCTGATACGACCGGCCTCACCTTCGACGACGTGCGTATCCCTGCCGAGAACCGCCTCACTGAGGAAGGGCGCGGCCTCTCCGCGGCGTTCCACATCCTGACTGGTGGTCGCATCGGCATCGCCGCGCAGGCGACCGGACTCGCCCAGTCGGCGCTCGACGACGCCATCTCCTACGCGAACGAGCGTGAGCAGTTCGACAACCCCATCTCGAAGATTCAGTCGATTCGTCACAAGATTGCGGACATGGGGACGAAGGTCCACGCGTCGCGCACGATGGTCCGCGAAGCGGCCCGCGTCGCCGACGCCGGCGAAGACCCGCGGACCGCCGCATCGATGGCGAAGTACTACGCCAGCGAAGCAGCAGTCGACGTGACTAACGAAGCCGTACAGGTTCACGGTGGCTACGGCTACACGACCGACTTCGACGTGGAACGTTACTACCGCGACGCGAAGATTACGACCATCTACGAGGGCACGAGCGAGATTCAGAAGGAAGTCATCGCCCGGTCGCTGCTCGACTAA
- a CDS encoding GNAT family N-acetyltransferase, with product MSVNVEMRIDGPGETEYAETAWALKEEIRVNEGLLKQRRGFFMDAYRRSTTYLLFENDALVAFASTRRDGYILFLAVSPEARGKGYGKRLVAEVAKEHPVVTCHARTTNRNALDFYEAMGFEVQRRIENYYEDGGASYYLRLGEEASLRERLSEFLRR from the coding sequence GTGAGCGTCAACGTGGAGATGCGAATCGACGGCCCCGGCGAGACGGAGTACGCCGAAACGGCGTGGGCCCTCAAAGAAGAAATCCGGGTCAACGAGGGCCTCCTGAAGCAACGCCGTGGGTTCTTCATGGACGCCTACCGCCGGTCGACGACCTATCTCCTCTTCGAAAACGACGCACTCGTCGCCTTCGCGTCGACACGACGCGACGGCTACATCCTCTTTCTCGCAGTCTCTCCCGAGGCCCGCGGCAAGGGCTACGGAAAACGTCTCGTCGCCGAAGTCGCCAAAGAGCATCCGGTCGTGACCTGCCACGCTCGAACGACGAACCGGAACGCCCTCGACTTCTACGAGGCGATGGGCTTCGAAGTCCAGCGACGCATCGAGAACTACTACGAAGACGGCGGCGCGTCGTACTATCTCCGCCTCGGGGAAGAAGCGAGTCTCCGGGAACGACTCTCCGAGTTCTTGCGGCGGTAA
- a CDS encoding DoxX family protein, producing MSSTVRRGAALSGLVTLLTLATGTASAHVKYVTPGSDPVEVAAFLADALTDPFNLAVLSVGAFGTIATGLAYLRLRPFPDDVRVFRRTLRSYEDRLPWLLRLAVGLPLVGAGFSGYFFSPVVQPAAPVFVRLFGITIGFLLLFGFGTRLVAAVGLVSYLVALAVEPALLLAFEYVPGFLAIALVGGGRPSADHVVASMAADDRTVYSRLDPFYRRVALPFVERTRHLESYVPVILRVGLGLTFVYLGVAQKLMEPGDALAVVAKYDLTAVVPVAPELWVVGAGLTELLVGVLLIVGAFTRAASGVAFLLFTTTLFGLPDDPVLAHISLFGLVSALLVTGGGPYSVDAALHDSSTTADTSAPPRTTQSD from the coding sequence ATGTCCTCCACCGTTCGACGCGGGGCCGCGCTGAGTGGACTCGTCACCCTCCTCACCCTCGCCACGGGGACGGCAAGCGCGCACGTCAAGTACGTGACACCGGGGAGTGACCCCGTCGAAGTCGCCGCGTTCCTCGCCGACGCGTTGACGGACCCGTTTAACCTCGCCGTCCTCTCCGTGGGCGCATTCGGCACCATCGCTACTGGGCTGGCGTATCTCAGACTCCGGCCGTTTCCGGACGACGTTCGAGTCTTCCGCCGCACACTCCGGTCGTACGAGGACCGCCTGCCGTGGCTTCTCCGCCTCGCAGTCGGACTTCCGTTGGTCGGTGCAGGATTTTCGGGGTACTTCTTCTCGCCCGTCGTCCAACCTGCTGCCCCTGTCTTCGTCCGCCTGTTCGGCATCACCATCGGGTTCCTCCTCCTGTTCGGGTTCGGGACGCGACTCGTCGCCGCCGTGGGTCTCGTCTCGTACCTCGTCGCGCTCGCCGTCGAGCCTGCACTCCTCCTCGCGTTCGAGTACGTCCCCGGATTCCTCGCGATTGCACTCGTCGGTGGCGGACGGCCCAGTGCAGACCACGTCGTCGCGTCCATGGCGGCAGACGACCGGACCGTGTACTCACGTCTCGACCCGTTCTATCGCCGCGTCGCGCTCCCGTTCGTGGAACGGACCCGTCACCTCGAATCGTACGTTCCCGTGATTCTCCGCGTCGGCCTCGGACTCACCTTCGTCTACCTCGGTGTCGCACAGAAACTGATGGAACCCGGTGACGCACTCGCCGTCGTCGCCAAGTACGACCTCACGGCCGTCGTGCCTGTCGCACCCGAACTGTGGGTCGTCGGTGCGGGGTTGACCGAACTGCTCGTCGGTGTCCTCCTCATCGTCGGGGCGTTCACGCGCGCGGCGTCCGGTGTCGCGTTCTTGCTCTTCACGACGACGCTGTTCGGCCTCCCTGACGACCCTGTCCTCGCGCACATCTCGTTGTTCGGACTCGTCTCGGCGCTCCTCGTGACCGGTGGCGGGCCGTATTCGGTGGATGCGGCGCTCCACGACAGTTCGACTACTGCCGACACCAGCGCGCCGCCGCGGACGACACAGAGCGACTGA
- a CDS encoding HAD family hydrolase, which produces MSLPDLADFDAVVYDLDGTLVNLRVDWDDAATDVAAVLRDAGVDADSMDLWDMLDVADEAGVRDELELELASHERQGAWVSDVLPLADYLPDDGVPSGVCSLNAEDACRVALDVHDLADYVDAVVGRDTVETRKPDPEPLLTTLDRMDADPDSAVFVGDSARDEVTAERAGVAFRYVGDGPSGV; this is translated from the coding sequence ATGAGTCTCCCCGACCTCGCTGACTTCGACGCCGTCGTCTACGATTTAGATGGCACGCTCGTGAACCTCCGCGTCGACTGGGACGACGCGGCAACCGACGTGGCCGCCGTCCTCCGAGACGCCGGCGTCGACGCCGACTCGATGGACCTCTGGGACATGCTCGACGTGGCCGACGAGGCGGGCGTCCGCGACGAACTCGAACTGGAACTCGCCTCGCACGAACGACAGGGGGCGTGGGTTTCTGACGTGCTCCCGCTTGCCGACTATCTCCCGGACGACGGCGTTCCCTCCGGTGTTTGCTCGCTCAACGCCGAGGACGCCTGCCGCGTCGCACTCGACGTACACGACCTAGCTGATTACGTCGACGCTGTCGTCGGACGCGACACCGTCGAGACGCGGAAACCGGACCCGGAACCGTTGCTCACGACGCTCGACCGGATGGACGCCGACCCCGACTCGGCGGTGTTCGTCGGCGACTCCGCCCGCGACGAAGTGACTGCCGAACGCGCGGGCGTCGCGTTCCGGTACGTCGGCGACGGACCGTCGGGCGTCTGA